Within the Candidatus Binataceae bacterium genome, the region TTCACGGCCACTTCACGGCGCCCGCGTGAGGAGCCGAAGCCGAGGCGTAGCGGATTTACGGCATCCTGGTTAGCGGGCCGCCCCGCCCTGGATCGGCCTCGTGTGTTCCGCCATCAACGCGGTCTCGCCGAGACGACGTTGCGGCGCTCGCGATTCGCACGAGGCACGGTATTTCGATCTCCGGTCGCACTCAATCATCCGCCTGATCTTTCGAGTTTTCCCCGCCCGCGATTTCGTCGAGATCGCGAAGCGCACTCGTCAGTTCACTATCGGGAGACGCGTCCCAGCGATTGCCGAAAACGAGCGCGGACAGGGAAATTCTCGGGAGCCAGCCCACGGTCTCAAGCAGCGGACGCTCCGCAAACTCGACCGGATATCCGATGCACATATACCCGACTACGGATACGTGATCGGGAATCGCAAGAATTCGCTGGATCACCTCGGATTTCAGGATGCTGACCCAGCCGACCCCGATTCCCTCGGCGCGCGCCGCCAGCCAGAGGTTCTGTATCGCAATACAAGTGCTGTAAATATCGCTGTCTTTGACGGTGTTGCGGCCGATGATGGCGGGGCCGAAGCGGGTTCGGTCGCAAGTAACGCAGATGTTGAGCGGAGCGTCGAGGACGCCCTCGAGCTTGAGCGAAAGGTATTGATCCTTTCGCCCTTCGGCGAAACCGTCCGCCGCCAGCTGCCTTTCGGATTCGACATGGTCGCGGATCCGGCGCCGGACC harbors:
- the bluB gene encoding 5,6-dimethylbenzimidazole synthase, whose protein sequence is MYQAIALRRDIRAFRPDPVDPRTLARILSAAHQAGSVGFSQPWNFIVIDDLEVRRRIRDHVESERQLAADGFAEGRKDQYLSLKLEGVLDAPLNICVTCDRTRFGPAIIGRNTVKDSDIYSTCIAIQNLWLAARAEGIGVGWVSILKSEVIQRILAIPDHVSVVGYMCIGYPVEFAERPLLETVGWLPRISLSALVFGNRWDASPDSELTSALRDLDEIAGGENSKDQADD